TTGAAATTGGCTCTCAGGTAGAGCCGTCAGAAGAGGAGCTTGCTGACCTGTCACAAGCTTGCAATAAGCTCTGGGAACTTGATTTAAACCGTTTGGTACCTAGTAAGGACTATGAAATTGATTGTGGTGAAGGGAAGAAGGTCTACCAAAAGGATGATGTGGCACAAGGAGCCCTATTTAGCTATGTGAGCGATGACATATTTAGGAGGCCTACCTTTTCTCGTTTCTGTTCTCTTCTAGACAATTACAACCCAGATGAAGGGTGCAAAGAAGTTGTTACATCTGACGAGAGGCAAGAGCAAGAAGCATTTATAGAAGAAATTAGTAGAACTGCACCAATCAAGTATCTTCAAAAGTATCTCTCATCCAAGGGCATTATATCTGCGAACTATCAAGATTTTAAAAGAATGTTGACTAATCTCTGGTTCGATCTCTATGGCCGAGGTGGTACACATGGTTCCTCTTCTGCATTTGAACATGTATTTGTTGGAGAAATCAAGCAACGTGGTGAACAAGAGGTTTCTGGCTTCCATAACTGGCTTCAGGTGTGAGCCTTTGTTACTTCCTACGTCTGAACTAGTCCGTGCTTATGTCTGGAGTGGTATGTTGATTTTATGTTGATAGGAGCCTAATTGGGAAGTAGGTTAGAACACTGCCAAGACAGAGGTACTTATGAAAAATGAAGGcatttgattagtcattttatatttcatctcttcccgtgtatgtgggttgtgcccctctgcgctcttttatatcataattacttatccaaaaaaaaaaacaagttcaATAATGAGCTAACAGCCCTATTGTTCTGACAGAGAGAAGAACCTTTCATTAGCTTTCAAGAACTTTCCGAAGGAATAATTtcaacaaaatctttcaatttcttACGTTACTATTTTCAACTTTATGTAATCATCTATCCCTAGAGTATAATGTTACATAAATGGTCAAGAGAGTTTTTGTTATTCGTATTAACAGCTACTACTGTAGGAGGATGTTATGAGCTAGCAgggttattttcttttcttcttggaAAACAATAAGTGATTCTAAATTACAAGCTTGCAATTGATGATGATCATAGTAAAGGATTAACTCCTTTCAAAACATGTCTGCAGCTGTAAGAAATCTTCTAGCactatttgtttttctttgtcatCGATCAGTCATGAATTCACCCTAAATACATTGACTCTAGCCAGCACCCTAAAACTTGTAAAGTTGTTAATATCTTTCAATTAGGGTGATTataatttgtgttatttgttCTCCTCTTCTCAGTTTTACCTAGAAGAAGCTAAAGGGAGGGTTGACTATCAAGGTTATATTTTTCCCCGACGGCGTGGGCAGATTGTAAGTGACTATCCTTTTCTTCCATTTGGATGTTGAGAAAacggagaaaaagagagaactACAAGTTTTACAAAACATTTTAAGCCCAACTTagttgtgttttgtttttttttttaaccatctcTTTGCTTCCAATTGggcatatatttttattttgtctgcATAAATTTTTACAGTTTCTTTTTGGGGTAATTGCATAGATTCTATGAATTTAAGGCAATATAAAAAACTCGAGGGACCGTATGTATGTTGAACTCAGCTTACCATTGTTCCAATCATGGAATTTATGAAGATTTGGTAGCTGCTCATGTGAAGAAAAGAGCCGTTTTGGTTTGTTTTGCCACCCCAAAGTAAGACCCATATTGCAAAAAGTCTACAatatgggggaaaaaaaaaaatcagttttctAGCCTGCTTTAAAGGAGAACATTATCCAATGCTGTGCAGGCTAAACGaagtttgtattttttcctCTATGTTTTCTAGTTGACTTTGCTTCAATCAAAAGTACTCATTGCAAAATATTATTGACCTATTAGAATCATTACTTTGTTAATGTGACATCTTTCATCTTTCCTAGATGCCATGTCATTTTTCATAAACTTGCCTTATTACAGAATGGTTATTCATTTCATGCAATGAATTGCTTCAGATGGGAATTGGCATTACCGTGTTGATATACCCAAGATTCTATTTTACCATCAAACAACCACCATCATTACTCAGTGATAAGCACCTGACCTGTGTCTATATTGCAGATGTTAGTTAGTTTTTGTTAGTGACGATGtatcacattaatcaatttaatttgaaaagcAATGTAACGTGACATAACAGCTTCTGAATGTGgaaccaataattttttttacattagtTCTTAGAGCTGAAGCTTTTGGGATTTTGTTATGTTAGGCAGTGAGAAGACGCTTTTGATTATTGTGAATATGAATGTGTTGCTGAATACTGAATTGCTTTACATTCACAGTGATCAGTAAGTTCTGAGAAGTATTCAGCACACAAATAGTTTGCATTTTTATCATCAAGTGAGAATAAGTTGTCTATCTTCGGGATATTATATCAGAATAACTTTTCTCCTACATTATAATGTAACCACATCttgtttaatgtttttaatgTCCCCTATTCCAACTTGCAGCCAGACTCTGAAACCCAGTTGCTTACAGTTCAGTTTGAATGGAATGGTGTTCTCAAATCTGTATCAAGCACTTTGATTGGAATGAGCCCAGAATTTGAAATTGCATTATATACCCTGTGTTTCTATATGGGTGGGGAGGAGAACCACATTCAGTTGGGTCCATATCCTGTTAATATCAAGTGCTATCGTCTTGGAGACAGAATTGGGTCTGCATTTCCTGTAGCAGAGTGTTGAATAACTGGTGGCAGAATCCAGTTAATTTCCTGTGTAGTCCTGAGAGAATGGTACCCAGAAACTCTTGAGACGGTAagaataaatgaacaaaaagtTTGGGAGTGTATAATTATGGTTTATGATGAAAGCCATTATTTCTTTAGGATTTACTTATTTGATCTAATGAAACCTTAAGGAGCTTATCCTGATATATAATGGCTTTTCTAAGTATCCTTTGATGTATCTTTTATTATGATCTGATTATTGACAAAGGTTGCCACTGTGTATCCACCTTTTAATGTGTGGTATTTAATATCTGGGGAATTTGGTTTTTATGTTGCTTGTAGGATATACAAATGCTCTAACTTCTTCTTTCTACTTTTTTACACAGTCAAGTTAACCTGAATGAACACACGAGTTAAGGGTAATCTTCCATTACAGGGTTATCATGCTCGCTGTAAGTATTTTTTCTACTCACAAATATCCCATTATGCTGATATTTGTGAGATATTAGTATGGTACAATGGCTAGTAGACCCTATCCCGGTCAACATAATGAGAATATTTGTGAGATATTAGTGTGATATATAGCGTTACTCTTAATGAAGTAATGGAGAAGTCAAAATAATAGATACGACAGTGTTCTATAAGATTCCCTATATCCCCAAAATATCAGTATTTCAGAAACTTCCAAGAGTATGAGCTATAAAGCAGTCACAACCATGATTTGTGGAAATATCTTATTTAGGTTGTGagatatttttcaaatgaggTGCCTCTACATTTTATGTTAATTGACATGAAAAAGTTCCCAGCTGGATTTCTCGGACTCTAAGAAGGCAGGGACAGTGACCTAATAGGTATCTGGTATAGGAGCTATAAGACATTCCCGGCTAAATATCCCATTTCAATTTGCTGCCCTTTTATCCTGTTGAATGTATTACTAGCCCATGAtatttgtgttttattattattattattattttattgtaataATGTTTTTCCTAATAATTAAGCTTTTTGATTCGCCACTCTATTGGCCTGCATCACACAACCTTCAGTGACGTTATTTAGATTGTGGGTTTCTTCACTTTCATTCTTATCCTAAATCATGATTAtctttttaacatttattttaaaatattaattaaattattaaatttaccattttctatcaatttaaggttttaaaataaattgtgatttaacatgatattagaacaGAAGTCTGAAGTCCTGAGTTTGAATTTTGTCactataatttactttttattatttcaattaaatatttcatgtgttggatcCTGCTTATTGTAGGTTAGGGTTAAGGGgtttaactcgtttaattaaataggtcaggttagggtcgacttatataatcttatacacatATCTTGACATGACCAAAATTTAATACACGAATATGAATTGACACTCCTACTTGGAATGGagtattaataattaaataattaaaagccacttgtttttttttaacattgttCCTTTGATGGAGTAATTTTACTTAGTAGGCTTACAAGCCGTACAGTAGAGTTAGGACAAGTTATTAATTTGGAGAATTATATTAAGTACAAGTCTATGCTAAATGATGTCGGCAACAAACTTTAAACTAACATTGACTTTTCGTTTTTCTGCGCTCTGAATACAATGCTTTCGGTGATGCATAGTCATGGCGCCACAGCTTTTCCCACAtagacgatttttttttttttttagtttaaaaaaataaaaaaattcagaaaataaataatatataaatttagtgACAAATTGCCAAGCTTTACGAAGAACCTTCCGAAAAGTAAATTCACCCCGGGAGTTAATCAACTTGAAAAGTATCCACCATAGAAGATTTACGTTACATATTGTTTTACTTACAAAGCCTTTGTAAACTTGATGACTACATTCACCTCCCACTACAGAGACACTAGAACCTCTAATATTCTTCTATATGAATCATCTTCACACGGACAAACCGCGTCCACTTCAAATTAAAACTCTGATCGCCGAAAGGCTTTTCATAATTTGAAAAGCTAAGAAGAAATTAGGAGAAGTTTATGATCTATTTAAACTCAAGACCAATGACAAACTTCTCTCTAAACAAAGGAATAATGCTTCTCTTGGTGTGCAAAAGTCATGGTATATGAAGCTTATATAGACAAGAAGAAAGTAAGACTTTTTAGACTCAGTCAACTAGGGTTTCTTAGAACTGCCACAATTCTCGTTTGAATGAATTTAAGTCCGTTCGAACGAGATCTAGGGTTTTGCATATATGAACATGCTTCATCCAAACCAATTCCGAATGAGACTTCGATTGAAGCATTCTATGCTCAATTCGTTCGAATAAACCACCAACACCAAATGAGGTATCAAACGAGACTCTTTAGAATTCCTTTTGATCCTCCTTCCAGACAAAAAGCAATTGAGATAGCAAACAAAGCATTTTAGAAATTTCCACAATGTCTCATTCGAATGGGATCTTCAACTTCCTAAGTTTTCATTCTTTCAGCTCCAAAAATGTATTGATTtaacccctatatatatatatatattgtcagtGAATTTGCCAACTAGTAATTAATAACATGTCAACTTCTATTAACTAGGGAAAAAATTAACCTTTCATAAAAGAATAATTCCTTCCTCAGTTGTTGCCATTAATGAAATagttacaaaaaagaaagaaagataagaacgaagccctttctctctctcaaaagaAGCTGCATGGATACGCAAGTTGCATGCTAAAAGCAAGGGCAGTGATGAGGTGTTTTGTGTGGGTTTGAAGTGAATACGTTTCAGCAATGGTGCACCACATGCAACATAAACAAAGGGGTGGAAGCTTGCAAAATTGGTGGGGGCAGCAGCATATTAGTTGGGTAGAGGACAACAACAGCCTGTGTTAGTGTGTTGCAAGTGTGAAAGCACTAGCCAACCATGGATTCCTCTCCAACTTGTCCCAAATTCAACCTTCACATTCGCTGCCTTCCATTtgatcacacacacacacacacacacacacacgtatgATGCCATGCGCCACACAAACATCTTACAAATATCCCATAAAATTGATGTAGTAAAATCGagtaattgtatttttttttttaacaatggttGATGGAATGACTACTAGACCATGTCACCCCAGTTGTTTGTgtggtatgtagcattactaATATgtgtaatgctatataccacattttACATTATTGGCGTGATAATCTCAATTACCAATGAGTTGGTTTAGAGCATTATggaataattgtgaaataaaaaatatatatatatatatatagtatctagcattgctataaatatatatatataagatcatataataagataaatataaaagcggaataataataatgaaggaaataaaataaacacagaGATTAAGGTGATTCGTGCttacatccacacactaaagccATTATAGACTACATCTTTCCTTGATGAATGATTTGATTacatagctctatttatagagctttaacatattttcaaatacaaaacaaatcccttgaattaagggtaattaataacaaatcaaatcatcaataAGTACAAAGCAAATCCTCATTAATCaaaaggatttatatatatatatatatatatatatatatatatatatatatataaaagtatatAGCTTATAATTGCAACAAGTGGCAGTTGAAGTTAAGATATGTATCAAATTGATAAGGGAAAATTAATACAACTTAAACAagccaacttttctcttaagttttttttttttttttaaaaataataaataaaaataaataaaaaataaaaataaaaaaactgcatgtggaggagagagggagccttaaactagagagaaaaataaatttggttTAGAAGTTGGGTCAAAGTTAGATTTAAGTTGTGGCTGTATTACACCTcaattattaaacaattattaaatgataGTATCATAGCAGAATCACTAGCCGagattgtttaaaaatttggaaaagtCTACATAACTCCCTctaactaccactcaattgacaatgtcccatccaaactttcaattgtgacaatgtctccctcaaattaccaaaaattgtcaatgttccccccaatgacaaaactacccttaataaaataaaaacaaaaaataataaaacttctagaaaaaacctaaaactaattaaaaaaaaaaaatccaaagggtagaaaattaaaaattaaaaaaaaaaatcctttttataagaaaaaaatt
This genomic interval from Corylus avellana chromosome ca3, CavTom2PMs-1.0 contains the following:
- the LOC132174764 gene encoding uncharacterized protein LOC132174764 isoform X2 — its product is MDGLIKGLIDVALGHNNRDDEEPRDERSRSTWAEVVSGDQDKDEDSSASESSHRTHSHTQNPWNRQEKSELGGEEWEVAGSRPSNSSWPQKTVEEGYQDVEQHSYHQKTWKGEENEGDNNDSWETVSRKPRRQQHKIQMDHWHRYKQPLSEQEYSEEVEIGSQVEPSEEELADLSQACNKLWELDLNRLVPSKDYEIDCGEGKKVYQKDDVAQGALFSYVSDDIFRRPTFSRFCSLLDNYNPDEGCKEVVTSDERQEQEAFIEEISRTAPIKYLQKYLSSKGIISANYQDFKRMLTNLWFDLYGRGGTHGSSSAFEHVFVGEIKQRGEQEVSGFHNWLQFYLEEAKGRVDYQGYIFPRRRGQIPDSETQLLTVQFEWNGVLKSVSSTLIGMSPEFEIALYTLCFYMGGEENHIQLGPYPVNIKCYRLGDRIGSAFPVAEC
- the LOC132174764 gene encoding uncharacterized protein LOC132174764 isoform X3, translating into MDGLIKGLIDVALGHNNRDDEEPRDERSRSTWAEVVSGDQDKDEDSSASESSHRTHSHTQNPWNRQEKSELGGEEWEVAGSRPSNSSWPQKENEGDNNDSWETVSRKPRRQQHKIQMDHWHRYKQPLSEQEYSEEVEIGSQVEPSEEELADLSQACNKLWELDLNRLVPSKDYEIDCGEGKKVYQKDDVAQGALFSYVSDDIFRRPTFSRFCSLLDNYNPDEGCKEVVTSDERQEQEAFIEEISRTAPIKYLQKYLSSKGIISANYQDFKRMLTNLWFDLYGRGGTHGSSSAFEHVFVGEIKQRGEQEVSGFHNWLQFYLEEAKGRVDYQGYIFPRRRGQIPDSETQLLTVQFEWNGVLKSVSSTLIGMSPEFEIALYTLCFYMGGEENHIQLGPYPVNIKCYRLGDRIGSAFPVAEC
- the LOC132174764 gene encoding uncharacterized protein LOC132174764 isoform X1; the protein is MDGLIKGLIDVALGHNNRDDEEPRDERSRSTWAEVVSGDQDKDEDSSASESSHRTHSHTQNPWNRQEKSELGGEEWEVAGSRPSNSSWPQKMQTVEEGYQDVEQHSYHQKTWKGEENEGDNNDSWETVSRKPRRQQHKIQMDHWHRYKQPLSEQEYSEEVEIGSQVEPSEEELADLSQACNKLWELDLNRLVPSKDYEIDCGEGKKVYQKDDVAQGALFSYVSDDIFRRPTFSRFCSLLDNYNPDEGCKEVVTSDERQEQEAFIEEISRTAPIKYLQKYLSSKGIISANYQDFKRMLTNLWFDLYGRGGTHGSSSAFEHVFVGEIKQRGEQEVSGFHNWLQFYLEEAKGRVDYQGYIFPRRRGQIPDSETQLLTVQFEWNGVLKSVSSTLIGMSPEFEIALYTLCFYMGGEENHIQLGPYPVNIKCYRLGDRIGSAFPVAEC